In Engraulis encrasicolus isolate BLACKSEA-1 chromosome 24, IST_EnEncr_1.0, whole genome shotgun sequence, a single genomic region encodes these proteins:
- the LOC134440954 gene encoding transcription factor A, mitochondrial-like translates to MAPLSLVAAGVNVLTKSFSLFSSASLARCSCAFTAAKPFSTSAGGPPKRPLTGYLRFAQEQRPQVLRQHPDFKANEVIKKIAERWRLLSPDQKRPFENAALVERNQYKLTMERYKEQLTPAQSLALEEEKRERRAKRKAIKKKRELTTLGKPKRPRLPFNIFMSEHFEEARGVTVAAKLKSLQEDWGKLSIMQKQVYVQLAEDDKVRYKNEMKTWEEHMLEIGRQDLIRIRERPARKTSKAGKRTKSKVTTKSKKTAAKKKPTAKKKTTAKKTTRTTKKA, encoded by the coding sequence ATGGCTCCGTTAAGCTTGGTGGCAGCTGGTGTCAACGTTTTGACTAAATCCTTTAGTCTGTTCTCAAGTGCATCTCTTGCAAGATGCTCATGTGCGTTCACTGCAGCTAAACCTTTTAGCACCTCGGCAGGTGGTCCGCCAAAAAGACCACTGACTGGATACCTGCGATTTGCGCAAGAACAGCGACCACAAGTCCTCCGACAACATCCAGACTTCAAAGCAAATGAAGTTATCAAAAAGATTGCTGAGAGATGGCGGTTGCTATCGCCTGATCAGAAACGACCCTTTGAGAATGCAGCTCTTGTTGAACGGAACCAATACAAGTTGACGATGGAGCGGTACAAGGAACAACTGACACCAGCACAATCCCTGGCccttgaggaggagaagagagaacgaAGGGCCAAAAGAAAAGCAATCAAGAAGAAGAGGGAACTGACAACCCTGGGCAAGCCCAAACGCCCGCGACTGCCTTTCAACATTTTCATGTCTGAGCACTTCGAGGAGGCCAGGGGAGTTACAGTGGCAGCCAAGCTGAAATCGCTTCAAGAGGACTGGGGGAAACTCTCCATTATGCAAAAGCAAGTGTACGTGCAGCTGGCCGAGGATGACAAGGTGCGCTACAAGAACGAGATGAAGACGTGGGAGGAGCACATGTTGGAGATTGGGAGGCAGGACCTGATCCGGATCCGAGAGAGGCCCGCCAGGAAGACCTCCAAGGCCGGCAAGAGGACCAAGTCCAAGGTCACCACCAAGTCCAAGAAGACAGCTGCCAAAAAGAAGCCAACGGCAAAGAAGAAAACAACTGCCAAAAAGACTACAAGAACCACAAAGAAGGCATGA
- the mea1 gene encoding male-enhanced antigen 1, whose product MEVMGPERILPNSEEELGHDRPTDGGAVPDEWSGEDMEEDEAGAADEDDEDNGGYYYQPLNQDPEGMSVPTEQPDEAGSHAEQIQEVQERIEAMGLFLPQPPPPDSDEEEDPDGEAACRSRASIPMDADHVELVKRTMAAVALPSLGIPPWAQEISDDQWKDMVQQTLDSRQSAAALPLNLK is encoded by the exons ATGGAAGTCATGGGTCCTGAAAGAATTCTTCCGAACTCTGAAGAGGAACTGGGACACGACCGCCCGACAGATGGAGGGGCAGTTCCCGACGAGTGGAGTGGCGAGGACATGGAGGAAGATGAAGCAGGTGCGgcagatgaagatgatgaagacaaTGGAGGCTACTATTACCAACCACTCAATCAAGATCCAGAGGGGATGTCAGTACCCACCGAACAACCAGATGAGGCGGGCTCACACGCCGAACAGATCCAAGAAGTCCAAGAACGAATCGAG GCGATGGGTCTCTTCCTGCCCCAGCCACCCCCTCCAGACAGCGATGAGGAGGAAGACCCAGACGGGGAAGCTGCATGCAGGAGCCGAGCCTCCATCCCCATGGATGCAG acCACGTAGAGCTGGTGAAGAGGACCATGGCAGCGGTGGCCCTGCCCTCGCTGGGCATCCCGCCCTGGGCACAGGAGATCTCAGACGACCAGTGGAAGGACATGGTCCAGCAGACCCTAGACTCCCGGCAGAGCGCAGCCGCCCTCCCGCTGAACCTCAAATGA
- the dnph1 gene encoding 5-hydroxymethyl-dUMP N-hydrolase, which translates to MHIYFCGSIRGGRDDVVLYQKIVKKCQQYGTVLTEHVSHGNLTEKGEDATVKGDKAIHDRDMEWLEMSDVIVAEVTQPSLGVGYELGRALDMGKRILCLFRPSSGRVLSAMIRGAENDSSFHVKNYSEEEVESILESFFGSLKN; encoded by the exons ATGCACATATACTTTTGCGGTAGCATAAGGGGTGGCAGAGACGACGTGGTGCTCTATCAGAAGATTGTTAAGAAATGCCAGCAGTATGGTACAGTTCTGACGGAGCATGTCAGCCACGGCAACCTCACGGAAAAAG GCGAGGATGCAACCGTTAAAGGGGACAAGGCAATCCACGATAGGGACATGGAGTGGCTTGAGATGTCAGATG tCATCGTAGCGGAGGTGACACAGCCGTCTCTTGGTGTGGGTTATGAGCTGGGCCGGGCCCTAGACATGGGCAAGAGGATCCTGTGCCTCTTCAGACCGTCTTCTGGCAGAG TGCTGTCGGCCATGATTCGCGGGGCTGAGAATGACTCTTCGTTCCATGTCAAGAACTACTCTGAGGAAGAGGTGGAGTCCATTCTGGAATCATTCTTCGGTTCCCTCAAGAACTAA